A DNA window from Flavisolibacter ginsenosidimutans contains the following coding sequences:
- a CDS encoding DUF4838 domain-containing protein: MTKHIYPKAVIMGIVTVLSLACQATDLIIVNSTQQATIYVSSSVDLNSTEIYAAQELRYVIAKMTGKTLSIVRTAGTGPQIVIGTPAANQLVAANSTALQLSGSNVNDEHISVLRSGNNLFLAGKTPRAALYAVYTFLEDYLNVRWLWPGNSGEFIPSRSAITINTLSISQTPLLVNRSLAIVDAANGSYPETDTWMARNKMNVAGFNIGDTDTVTMERRKQKGFLARIGGHNIVLDTDTLKAHPTWAALQPDGTRPISATSQLCWGNTGVQNAVAEMIAQWWDENPLVDIVHFYPADNQAYCKDGLCTSLGGDVSTRWQNFSKIVIAKVEQTHPNKRYWTYAYQGYRPSPQTTAAPFEFVGYTLENACYRHSFMSSADATDTTALSEINGWRTRNVKMGIRGYEYIMFTDPMFVPLVNWETEQMQWINSNGLTGYLSEIPPYSIPASAAPENTRWNTNRMNLYAAAKAMWSNVSADSIVNDWYATIYGAVQNPMRDYYKTIDTAWRNATGDIKKYNNAPASEADKFLSISKNAKLNNYFTIARTNVEQYITDSALAEKVNSQIDLESKMFKNWQTIYNYKTERAYRYKTKVIKTSQISSSIWDTIVPLPVFEDNFGQPVSEQTDVKMAWTSTSLALHIVCHDNNVANRVQNAAANDDTQIPLDDCIELLIQKDGANPEYYRFAVNSKVSTPYKYDAYTMGGTLFAKSWTPSAGWTAKTSASTTNKIWTVDITIPFSSLGITAADSTQFRMMIKRNRADSADSGWPDAAFYRQNSYADVMLVNEIVNPLTDRIILYDQGDSNRFPISVEFQKRNWQVTSGISGETALGEKLNEDAAILLIKYPSSGFLLSSSFFQHQITDFISKGRVVIFFGNNIPVNTLFSGLPSLSWGADDNASRKTTAYASGGWLTSPNDLTEVVRTGITPQTVYIPTTGWKSLAKMDRISGADQPYLLSYRIGNGLLVLTTSALGYSGGFEMFGNSYLVNTVKLVENFRQFQDDSIYSYQQASLTSRRIISEIQRLSVVDQKNSLKIQAADNSVIHAVVNVAESGNAEISVTDIGGHKLGSVKLYLEKGQNLVDVPVSLSARGLYIATVITRSKNFSIKFLK; this comes from the coding sequence ATGACGAAGCACATTTATCCTAAAGCTGTAATAATGGGAATTGTCACAGTTCTTAGCCTTGCTTGCCAGGCAACGGATCTCATAATTGTAAACTCAACGCAGCAGGCAACTATTTACGTAAGTAGCAGTGTTGACCTTAATTCCACTGAAATTTATGCCGCCCAGGAACTGCGGTATGTGATTGCGAAAATGACGGGCAAGACTCTTTCCATTGTGAGAACAGCCGGAACGGGTCCACAGATTGTAATCGGTACGCCTGCTGCCAACCAATTGGTTGCTGCCAACAGCACCGCATTGCAACTATCGGGATCAAACGTCAACGATGAGCATATTTCCGTTTTAAGAAGCGGAAATAATCTTTTCCTTGCAGGGAAAACGCCACGGGCAGCCTTATATGCTGTCTACACTTTCCTTGAGGATTATTTAAATGTCAGATGGCTCTGGCCGGGAAATTCAGGTGAGTTTATTCCATCCCGGTCAGCTATTACCATTAATACACTCAGCATATCTCAAACGCCACTGCTTGTCAACCGTTCTTTGGCTATTGTAGATGCTGCCAACGGTTCATACCCGGAAACAGACACTTGGATGGCAAGAAACAAAATGAATGTTGCTGGATTTAATATAGGCGATACTGATACCGTTACGATGGAAAGACGTAAGCAGAAAGGTTTTTTGGCACGGATAGGCGGACATAATATTGTGTTGGATACCGACACATTGAAGGCTCATCCAACCTGGGCAGCTCTACAACCAGACGGAACCCGCCCTATCAGTGCTACTTCGCAACTGTGCTGGGGAAATACAGGTGTGCAGAATGCGGTAGCTGAAATGATTGCACAATGGTGGGATGAAAATCCGTTGGTAGATATCGTGCATTTTTATCCGGCCGATAACCAGGCCTATTGCAAAGATGGTCTTTGTACCAGCCTTGGAGGCGATGTAAGCACGCGCTGGCAGAATTTTTCCAAGATCGTTATTGCAAAGGTGGAGCAAACGCATCCAAACAAACGGTACTGGACCTATGCATACCAAGGGTACCGGCCTTCGCCGCAAACCACTGCCGCACCTTTCGAATTTGTAGGCTATACATTGGAGAATGCCTGCTACCGTCATTCTTTTATGTCTTCCGCTGATGCTACTGATACCACTGCACTTTCGGAAATCAACGGTTGGCGCACGAGAAATGTCAAAATGGGAATAAGAGGATATGAATACATCATGTTTACTGATCCTATGTTCGTGCCGTTGGTGAACTGGGAAACAGAACAGATGCAGTGGATCAACAGCAATGGTTTGACCGGGTACCTCTCTGAAATTCCCCCCTATAGCATTCCTGCCTCTGCTGCTCCTGAGAATACCCGTTGGAATACCAACCGGATGAATCTGTATGCTGCAGCAAAAGCGATGTGGAGCAATGTTTCTGCCGACAGTATTGTTAATGATTGGTATGCTACCATTTACGGCGCGGTTCAAAATCCTATGCGGGATTATTATAAAACGATTGATACGGCGTGGCGAAATGCTACGGGCGATATAAAAAAATATAACAATGCTCCTGCTTCCGAAGCAGATAAATTTTTGTCCATATCCAAAAACGCCAAACTGAATAATTACTTCACTATTGCCCGTACCAATGTGGAGCAGTATATAACGGATTCCGCTTTGGCTGAAAAAGTAAATAGTCAGATTGATCTGGAAAGCAAAATGTTTAAGAACTGGCAAACCATTTACAACTATAAAACAGAAAGAGCCTATCGGTATAAAACAAAAGTCATCAAAACCAGTCAGATTAGCAGTTCCATTTGGGATACTATTGTGCCGCTTCCGGTTTTTGAAGACAACTTTGGCCAGCCTGTTAGCGAACAGACAGATGTGAAAATGGCCTGGACATCTACAAGCCTTGCCCTGCATATCGTATGTCATGATAATAATGTTGCCAACCGCGTTCAGAATGCCGCGGCTAACGATGATACGCAAATACCTCTGGATGATTGCATAGAACTGCTCATACAAAAAGATGGCGCCAATCCAGAGTACTACCGCTTTGCTGTGAACTCAAAAGTCTCTACTCCTTATAAGTATGATGCTTATACCATGGGAGGAACTCTTTTTGCAAAATCATGGACCCCTTCAGCTGGTTGGACAGCCAAGACTTCAGCAAGCACAACCAACAAAATATGGACAGTGGATATAACTATACCTTTCAGCTCGTTAGGTATAACTGCTGCGGACAGTACGCAGTTTAGAATGATGATCAAACGGAACCGGGCCGATAGCGCTGATTCGGGTTGGCCTGATGCAGCATTTTACCGTCAGAACAGTTATGCGGATGTTATGCTGGTAAACGAGATTGTCAATCCGTTAACGGACAGGATTATTCTGTATGATCAAGGCGATTCAAATAGGTTTCCTATCTCTGTAGAATTCCAGAAAAGAAACTGGCAGGTTACCTCCGGTATTTCCGGAGAAACAGCTCTTGGTGAAAAATTAAATGAAGACGCGGCGATTCTTCTCATAAAATATCCCAGCAGCGGTTTTCTCTTGTCAAGTAGCTTTTTTCAACACCAGATAACCGATTTTATTAGCAAGGGCCGGGTTGTTATTTTTTTTGGAAACAACATTCCTGTAAATACCTTGTTCTCGGGTCTACCTTCTCTGTCTTGGGGCGCCGATGACAATGCTTCGCGGAAAACGACCGCTTATGCTAGCGGAGGCTGGTTAACGTCTCCCAATGACCTGACCGAAGTTGTAAGGACTGGAATAACGCCTCAAACAGTTTACATTCCTACCACTGGGTGGAAAAGTCTTGCAAAAATGGATAGAATATCCGGTGCGGATCAGCCTTATTTACTAAGCTATCGGATCGGCAACGGCCTTTTGGTACTGACCACTTCGGCATTGGGATATAGCGGTGGTTTTGAAATGTTTGGCAATAGTTACTTAGTCAACACCGTGAAACTCGTAGAAAATTTCCGGCAATTTCAAGATGATTCCATTTACAGTTATCAACAGGCGTCTTTAACCTCGCGCCGCATTATTTCTGAAATACAAAGATTGTCTGTTGTTGATCAGAAAAACAGCCTGAAAATTCAGGCTGCAGATAATTCTGTGATTCATGCGGTGGTTAATGTTGCAGAATCGGGGAACGCTGAAATAAGCGTAACCGATATCGGTGGCCATAAACTGGGCAGTGTGAAACTGTATCTTGAGAAAGGACAGAACTTAGTAGATGTGCCCGTATCCCTATCAGCAAGGGGTTTATACATAGCCACTGTTATAACCAGAAGTAAAAATTTTAGTATCAAATTTCTCAAATAA